GGAATTGTATTTTCAGTTACATACCGCCATATACGATAGTCACCATATTTGTTACCAGTATTCCAGCTATTATCTGTATCTTCTTCACCCCCAAGAACCGTAGATAATAGATGCGTGTTCCATTGATCTTGCTTTGTATTGTCTATTGAGCCGTCAGGTTGAAAGAGAGGGTAATTAAAATACTCACTTAATTTCGTAGTCTCAATGCCTTGATTCTTCTCGGTTGCCCACACATCCACGACATAATTACCATTAAGATGAGTTTCCCCACCTCCCACAGCGGTAAACCAGGGCTTTTCCGGGCTGCAAAGACTAGCTTGTGCCGGAAGTCCATTATCAGATACACGACGCAAATAATAAAAACTATTATTCATATTCACCAAAGCCATTTTACCTAATTCAACGTTTACAATGTAAGCCCCAGGTGTTCCGTCCGGCGCAATATCTTGTACAACCGGATAAGTGTTGCCTTTCTGAGGACGTATATTTTCAGGCAAACTGCGACTACCATCTCTAAAATCGAAACGTGCCATTGCGCGTTCTACTTTCACTGCACCACCTACACTGTTGTCTACTTGTGACAAGCTTCCCGCATTGTTTATTCCGGAAAGATTAAACGGAGTGGCTTCATTATATAACAACCAGTCATTCATCGTATTAGGGAGCAAGCGCTTAGCTATGGAATAGTTGGACATCAGAAAGCTGCCACCTTCATTCTTGCTCCATATCTTTCCTAATTCCTCATCGTCACCCTTGCAAATTGCATTATACCATGTCGTATTCTTATATTCAGTTTTACTAATAAGTTCTACCAATTCATCTGTCGGGTTACAAAATATAAATACATTCACTTCCTTTTTATCAGTTGGTGTTTCTGTATCATTATAGAACTGAGACAATTGCGTTTTAGTTATTTCGGAAGTCCCAATATAAGCCTGTTTATTTGCGGATTGTTTCATCTTGTCCGACATGTCACCAAAAGCAATGAATGCATTATCCGTGCTGCGGGCAAGTACCACATACATTCTTTTCACATTGTTCTCATAATCTTTACCGATTTCGACACCAACATTGCTGCCACCACCTTCAACCGTATTACTACGCGAACCAGGCACAGACGGCATAGTTACCTGTACTGTCATGTATGCCTTATCTCCCTCATAAACAGTAGGGTCAAATTCTGTTTCACCTAGTTTATCCTCAGCACAACCTGCTGTGAGAACTACGGCAAAAAGGCATAAAAAATACTTGCTAATTCTTTTCATAATCTGCAACTTTGAATGAATTAATAATTTCTATGTTTTTATATTTAGATCCTGTTAATGTTTTATCTCTTCTATTTGCTTTAACATCTCCTCTGCATCAGCCAGCCCCCTATGTGCAGCTTCAGTAAACATTTTCTCTGCCATATCAAACTCCTTCTTCAAGGCAGCGTATGTCCCCCGACCATAAACAGCCTGCGGTGAGTTTCCAGCTTTCTTCAGATAATATTCCGCATTCTTCATATCCCCCCTAGCCATTGCGGCATTTGCAGCATTCAGATTAGCCACTTCATCATCAGGGAACATACGTACAGCGACTTCGAATGTTTCATTATATTCTTCACTCCCCAGTTTCATATCCTGTGCGGCAAGATACATCTCATTCAAACTTAACTTCTGTGGCTGTGTTTTAATCAGACGCTTGATTTCGTTGATATCAGTATAGGTACGCACTTCATATTTGACTGCATAGTCTGAATGACGAAGCCCCGGATAAACCTCTTTCAGTAAGAATGCATAATCTTTTGGAAAGGCAGTCTTGATGCTACGTTCTTTTGCATCCGGTTCCTGGTTACTGCGGATTAATGCCAGAATACCTGCTTTGTTTTCGAGATACGAGTTTTCCACATAACGTTCGAGTCCTGCCCAATCTTCCGGCTCGTTATCGGTAATGAATAGTGAATCGGCAAAATCGTACTGTTTGCGTACATACTCTTTCAATGTTTTCGTTCGTCCCATCGCCAGACGTTCATTATTCGAATAGGGACTTTCAGGCGAAGCATATCCTTTGATGCTGACAGAGATAATCCGTGTATCCACATCATTCTTCACCGCATCAATAGTATTAAGTATCTTTTGTAATTCAGCCGGATTACGACGATAATTCTCATGGATTTCTGTTCGGTTCACAGGAAAGTCAATATAAGCCGAACCTTCCAATACATTAATTTTTGGTTCTGCTTTCGGACGAATGTATACATAGGCAGGCACAAATTCTTTCGGCTCCAACTGAAGCACCAACAGAGGCTCGTTGCCATCAACAAGTGCCTCGCCGCAACAACCGCATGTTTCATTGCCCGTACTGAGCGTGGCACGTTTCATCCAATCGGCATAAGGTACCACTGTACGATATTTGACCACAGATACTTTGCTTTTTTGATAAAGCATCATATCATCCGTACACAAGCCATTGCGCAGATGATGATAATAGCGGTTGCGACCAGCTATCATCACCGAAGGTAAGTTCAGTTCATTACCTTCTCCTGACAGTCTAGGCGTAAGAATCACTTCACGGTTACTTTTTACACTCAATGCCGAAACATCAATATCCATTGATACGAACAATTTATCTTCCGAACGAGACACGGCAAGGTCAGATACTGTCACATTACCGCCCATTATTGTTTGAGCCTTTGCTCCTATCATCAAGAGTAGGAATAGCAAACTACTACAAAGTATTTTTGTTGTTCTATTCATATCCGTAATTTGTGTGATTTAAAAAGTATATATGAGATTGACTGCCGCTTTTGTGGGCCCAACATAATTATGCGATTTTCCATCGGCTATTTTTGTACCGCATTGGGCACAGGGATAACTGTCGTAGCGAGTATAAATCCAGCCCAAACCTAACTCCGCTTCCAAATTCCAACGTTTGTTCAATATCCACGCATAACCATACGCAATGCCACCACCGGCAAACCAACCTTGATAACGACGATCAGAAAGCACAGATAAATCTGTTCCAAGAAACGAAATATGATTGTTCAGATTACCAATGTTATACTGCCCACCCAAAGCATGAACACCAACAAAATGACCAGCGAAACGATCACAAAACCAATAACGTCCTTCTGGTTGCAGAAGCCAATGTTTCCACTTACGCTCATGTGAAAAAGTCCAGCCATTATAGTTAGCGGAAAGATCAAATGTCCATTTCGGAGCAAGGCCAACTTCTATTCCTGCATTAACAGTTGCAGTAACATCATACAATAAATTGCTTTTGATTGCTACTTTCTGACAATGTACTTCTGTGCAGAGAAGCACAAAAATCATAATTGCATACAGTTTCAATTTGTTTTTTTTCATATATATAAGTATTATATATTACTAAATTCACACATACACGCATATATCTCAAACCACATTCGTCCTATATATCGGAAATAGAAATATTTTAGACATGCGTTATATATCAAATCAATGTTACATATACCTTTTCAACACCCCTATATATATGAGTATAAATAAATGACATTTCAAATATATCTCTTCCTAAGAGAAGTTTCCAATCTGTAATATAATTGTAATTAATTGAATTTCAACGAATAATGAATTAACTAGAAATATGTATAGATTACAAAGTTTTGCAAATCCCCTAATTTTTAATAGTTTAGCTAAAAAAAGTTTATATTTTATATTGTCATTTACAATATTTTATATAATTTTGCAACAGGTTGGATACATCTCTTAGGAAGAAAGGTACTTAAATTGTATATATACTAGAACTAATATCCGTATATATTCAATTTTGCATATTGCCGGTATATCTAATAATGAATATTTCAGTTTCTCATTAGGAGATAAACTCTTTGTCTTAAAAGTCAGCACTAAAGAGAAGGACACGGGATATAGCTTTGTTCTTATCATTATAAAAGAATACATTATGAAGTTCCTTCCAAAAAATATTCCTATAGTATTTGGATAAATCGAACCTTTTCCATATCTTTGCACCGTCAAAAAAAATAAGAGCAATATAAGTTAACATTTAACATATATACAATCTATTTATTTGATTATAATGTGATAGAAATTGTAATGTTAATCAGAGTTTTACGAATAAAAACTTTCAAAGTTCAATTTTCAACAACATCACATCCAAGAGCGGAATGTAGCGCAGTTGGTAGCGCACTACGTTCGGGACGTAGGGGTCGGGCGTTCGAGTCGCCTCATTCCGACAAAAGCGACAAATGATTTTATCATTTGTCGCTTTTTGTTTTAATTCACTTTGGTAACGTACTGATAATCCATCAGATAATTCAATAATCAAATTCTTTTTCGTTCGATTCCTCTCTATTTTCAGTTTAATTTATTTGCACGCCAATAGATTCATTTATATCTTTGTTACCAATATTTTATTTAATCCCATTAATTCATCAACCTGTTACATCATGAAAAACAGATTCCACCTTTTAGCCACAGCGGTAGTTTCCTTGTTATGTGTTAGTTGTACAGAAACTCAGGTTTCTCAATCCGGAAGTGAAAAAGCAGTCAATCCCCCTATTATGGGTTGGAGTTCATGGAATGCCTTCCGAGTAGATATCAGTGAAGATATTATTAAAAATCAGGCCGACCTGATGGTTAAAAAAGGTCTGAAAGACGCAGGATATCATTATATTAATATTGATGATGGTTTCTTCGGCGAACGAGATGGCAATGGAAAAATGCAGACCAACAAAAACCGTTTCCCGAATGGAATGAAACCGGTTGCCGACCATATACATAGTCTTGGAATGAAAGCCGGTATTTATACAGATGCGGGCAACAACACTTGCGGTTCTATCTGGGACAACGATCATGCAGGAGTAGGTGCCGGTATTTACGGACATGAGCAACAAGACGCCCAACTCTATTTCAGCGATTGGGGATTCGACTTTATCAAGATAGACTATTGCGGCGGAGATGTACTGGGCCTGAATGAACAGGAACGCTATACTTCCATCCGGAACAGCATCGACAAAGTAAACAAGGACGTCTCTGTCAACATCTGCCGTTGGGCTTTTCCCGGCACATGGGCAAAGGATGTAGCTACTTCATGGCGTATCAGTGGTGACATCAATGCGCATTGGGGTTCATTGAAATATGTGGTCGGCAAAAACCTATACTTGTCTGCCTACGCCAAAGACGGACATTACAATGACATGGATATGATGGTCATCGGTTTCCGCGACAACAGCAAAGTAGGAGGAAAAGGACTTACCCCGACAGAAGAAGAAGCTCACTTCGGCTTATGGTGTATCATGAGCTCACCCCTGCTGATCGGATGTAATCTGGAAAGTCTGCCGGAATCTTCTCTTGAACTGCTGACAAACAAAGAATTAATCGCTCTGAACCAAGACCCGCTAGGCTTGCAGGCATACGTAGCACAACATGAAAACGAAGGCTATGTACTGGTAAAAGACATCGAACAAAAACGTGGAAATGTACGTGCCGTTGCTCTTTACAATCCATCGGACACCGTTTGTAGCTTCTCCGTACCTTTCTCGGCACTGGAATTTGGCGGGAACGTAAAAGTACGTGACTTGGCAAAACGCAGTGATTTGGGAAATTTCTCTGATGTCTTTGAGCAAACGCTTCCTGCACACAGCGCTATGTTCCTCCGCATGGAAGGAGAAACACGTCTGGAACCGACATTGTATGAAGCAGAATGGGCATACCTGCCAATGTTCAATGATCTCGGCAAAAATCCGAAAGGCATCATATATGCTGCCGATCAGGAAGCTTCCGGAAAAATGAAAGTAGGTTTCTTGGGCGGACAACCGGAGAATTACGCAGAATGGCCGGAAGTATACAGCGCAGACGGCGGACGTTACCAAATGACGGTTCATTATTCATTCGGCAAAGGAAGACAACTGGAGGTAGATGTCAACGGCATCGTAACCAAAATCGATTCACTGGGAGAGGATGACAAGCACAATCAAGTAACAATCCCCGTTGATCTGAAAGCCGGTTACAATCATATCCGTATGGGTAACAGCTACAACTGGGCACCGGACATCGACTGCTTTACGCTTACCAAAGGAATGTAACAGACTGAAAAACAGCTAAACGTGACAATAAAAAAAAGGAGGAGCTAAGATCACTCTCCACTCCTCCTGTCACGACAAACAACTAAAATTATTCACTATTTGATGCCATCCAATGCCCTTTTAGCAGTAGCATTAGTGGAGTCTATAGCCAGAATTTTGCTCCAATACTCCTTAGATTTTTCTTTATTCGCCATTGCTTCCGCTTTCAGTGCCGGATTTTCAATAGCCAATAAGTAGTAATATCCAAGATAACTGTAGCACTCAATCAAAGCTGAATTGTAATGAGGATCATTCTTGCTTTCCAGCAGGGTGGCTACCTCCTCATAGAAAGGCTTCGCCAGTCCAAGAGTCGTTTCGGGGTCCAGTGCGGAATTGGCACGTGCCCTCCAAAAATTACCCAGGTAGCTGTCCGGTGCTGCTTCTGCGATGGAATGGAAAACAGAATCAGCGGCCATCAAAGCCTGCTTGCGCTCTTCAGCATTGATTGTCAGCGAATCAGTCTGCGTACCTGCACCATAATAAAGTCTGCCAAACTGGAATTGTAAATCCGGAGTCTGATGTTCTTTATCAAGGGATGTATAATATTTCTGGTAAGCACTAATTGCTTTTTTATAATCATTCTTCTGTTCATAGGCAGAAGAGATATTTTTGTATAAGTCCGTCTTTGTCGGATCTAATTGTATGGCTTTCTCATATTGTCCTACAGCTTCATCATATTTCTTCAGAGCTTCGAGCAAATGCCCGTAATACATATAGTCAAGATATGAATAATCAGCCTTGTCCGATTCGGTAAAAAAAGCATCCGCCGCTTTTATTGCTTCATCAAAGCGCTTCAGGTCTGTATAATTATACATTGCCAGGCGATTGAACGCCGCGTGACGCGCATTCTTTTTCAATCCCATATTCGCCACTTCAAGTGACTTCTCGAAGTCATGGTTCAGGAAGAGGGCAAATGCATATTTCACTAAATCCTCTTCTGTCGCTGTCGGTCCCATCGCAAAACGCGAATAAGCTTCGGCAGCTTTACTAAAATCATTCTTCAAATAATAGATTTCGGCAAGTTTCTTATCTACGGCTGTGTTGGACGGTTCCTGGGCTTTCAGCTGTTCCAGTTTTTCAATGGCCAGAGCAGCATTGGCTGATTTATAAATATCCGCATATCTCAGATATGCTTCTGTGCAACTCGGATCGAAATAGATAGCTTCTTCATATTTCTGAGATGCCAGACCGGCGTTTTTCTGCTCAAAGGCGATGTCTCCCTCCAGTACGGAGGCAAGAGCCGATTTGCCATTCACCTTTTTGGCAAGAGCAGCATACTCCTGTGCTTCCGGAAGTTTTCCGGCTTTCAGATATACCTCGCCGATAGCCACCAGAAGTTCCACATTCTTTTTATTCTTTCCTTTTATCAACTGTTCAGCTTCCTCATTGGCCTGAGCCGGATTCGTCTGAATGGTTTCTTTCAATTTTGCAACTCCTGCCTGCCATTCGGCATCAGATGATTGCGCATAGAGCGACCCAACTGCTATAAACGCTCCAGCTAAAAACATTTGTACTCTTTTCATGATAGTCTCTAATTTTAGTTATTATTCGTCTTTCACATGGACAATACGCACTGGCTGAGTAGCCGGAACAAGTCCAGATTTTAATATAATCCGCTGCCCTTTGTCGGATGTCATAAAAGAAGCAAATCCCCAAGGCAGCGCACTGCGAGGATCATTCAGTAATGCGTAAATGGGTCGTGCCAATGGATAGTTACCGTAATACAAGTAAGCCTGATAAGGCTTATAACTGTTAGCAGGAGTAGCTACATCCTCCGCACTCACTGCCATTACTCTGATTTCCTCGGTGAAAGAAAGGTTGGTGGTGTCGCTGCGGTTGCCCAGCCAGTTCACACCAATGACTCCCATTGCTCCGGGATTCTCTGCTACATACTTTATCACCTGCTGATTGGTCTTCAAGGCACTGACATTGTCAGTAGCCAGTGGTTTTCCACCACAGATAGAATCCATTGTATAGCGTACGGTGCTGGAGTTTTTATTATCGAACACCACCTGAATACTCTTCAGGCGGGAGTTCGGATTTATATCCTTCCAGTCTTTCGCCTCACCAGTGAGGATGCGGCTGAAATCCCGTACGGTCAACAAAGAATCCGGATTGTCCCGGTTGACGATTAATGCCAGACCATCTGTAGCAAGCTTAATCTCGCGGGGAAAGAACTTGCGGCTGTGAAAGGAATTCATTTCTTCCTCAGTCAATGTCCGGGTTGCAATAGCCAACCGGACACTGTCTTTCAGAAGTAAATTAATAGCCTCGACTTCCGTCGTGTAGCGAGGGACAATTCCGGCCAAAGGATACAGACTTTCAAACACATCTATCTCTTCCTGTATAATAGGCTCAAAACTTTCATCCGCCGCAATAGATATCACCCCAGACGAATACGTATCCGTCGGTCCATCCGATTTGGAACGGCAAGCACTCAACACCGCCAACAAAACGATTCCTACCAGCCAAAATTGTCTCTTCATCATCTTACTGTAATCTAAACATTACCGGAACGGTGAATTTCACACGTACCGCTTTACCATTTTGTTTACCAGGAATCCATTTCGGCATACTTTGTACCACACGCACGGCTTCTTTATCTAAGTATGGGTCTACACCACGAGCTACGTGCACATCGGTGATAGTACCGTCACGCTCTACCACAAACTGGATAATAACGCGACCTTGTGTTCCATTCTCCTGTGCAATTGTCGGATACTTGATATTTTTCCCAAGGTATGACATCAGTTCCTGCTGTCCACCGGGGAAGGTCGGCATCTGCTCTACCATATCAAATACTTTTTCCGGTTCCGCAGCCTGTGTCACCACTTGCTTCAGGTCAGCAATATCGGCTCCGTTGGCTTCGTCATTACCTTTTACGTCGGCAATGGAGATTGCCACTTTGGTAGAAGTCAATTCTTCCTGACTCTTGATCTCATCGTCTTCGTGCACCTCTTCATCTTTCTTGATGACAGGGGCAGTAAACTTAATAGAACTCTTCAGTGCAGGAGGGGGAGGTGCAACCGGTTCTACCCGTTTCATCTCTTCCTGTTTGATTTCCGGTTCTGCCAATTTCGACAAAGTTGTAACCTCTGTCATTACTTCCTTTTGCTCCGGGGTCGCCAACTTAAGCAGCGTAGGGATAGTAAATCCAACGATTGCTATCGCCACCACAATCAGCATTGCAATAGTATGCCGTCTGGGTGAATTGGCACGCATTCTATATGCGCCGTACGCTTGATTCTTGCCTTCAAAAATCAGCTGACACCATTCCGAAGAAGCTAAATCTAATTTTGCCATTTTACTTTCTTTTTTTAGGTGTTACATCATTTATCGGCCAAGTTCTGTGACAGTTCTCCCTTAGCATCATAATTCTTAATCAGGAACTCATCAGCTTCGGCAATATCCGTTATCACATATTTACCTATATTACATATCTGCATCTCGTCCAATGCATCAATCAGATTCATATAAGAAGCATCATCCGTCGCCTTGATAATGACGGTCGGCGTATTTTTTCCGCTTTTTATTTCGGAAACCTTCTTTTTGTATTCGTCATCTGTTATCTTCAGATCGAGCTTCTGTTGTTTCAAAGCTCTTACCTGATTGACAGCTGCAGCATTTTTCTGAAGAAGTACGGCACGTAACCCGCTTGCCCCGTAACTAGTCTCTTTCAATGAGGTGTAATCCTTGTAGTTAGGCTCTCCCTCATAGTAATAGAGCTTGTTATCGGCTCCCAGCAATAATGTAATTGCCTGAGAGGCTTTCACCATACTCTTTTGTTGTTCAGTTATATCCTTGTCATTGCTCGGCATGCTTATTTCCATCGTCTGAGGCTTGCTCAGCGTGGTACAAAGCATAAAGAAAGTAATCAGCAACATGTTCATATCCACCATCGGGGTAAAGTCTACCCGGACAGTCATTTTCTTCTGCTTGCCTTTTCCTCTTTTTCCGCTGCTCTCTTGTACTTCAGCACTCATTGTCTTTCCTCCCTTTTAATTTTCAGATTCTGCTTTGAGAGAAGTAATCAGATTATACCGATTTTCCCGCAAATCCTGAAGTGAGTTCATTACGTTCTTTATCACTGAGTATGGAGTTGAAGCGTCCGCTTTAATAGCAATTCGCAGATCAGCATTGGCGGCACGTGCATTACGCACCCACGACTTGAACTGATTATCGGTACTATCACAAGGAATTCCTTCATTCTTCAGAATTTTGTCCCGTTGATCTTCCGGGAGGTCAAGGAATTTCTGCATACTTCTGATAGGCACTCCAAACGTAGAAGCCACTGTGAACCTCTTTGCCTGTTCCGGAGTGAACTTGATGCCATACTCTTCACCCATACTCTCCAAGACAGCCTGCATATCCTGCTGCTTGTCGAGACTCATAAATATTTTTCCTTCCTGGTCAACCAGAATCTGGAGTACATCTGTCTCCGGAATCTTGATTTCCGATACGGAGGCTGGAGTGGTAACCTGCACCGGCTCCTTCTTCACAAATGTTGATGTCAACATAAAGAAAGTCAGAAGCAATACAGTTACGTCACTCATAGCGGTCATATCTATGAACGTATCTTTCTTTTTAATTTTCGCTCTACCCATGATTAATAGATTTTAAAGGGTTCGCCAAATTAATGAGTAGCTGCAAAAGTCTGCACGATAGAGAATCCGACTTCGTCGAGTCCGTAAGTCAATTTGTCAATTTTGTTAGTGAAGTAGTTGTAAGAAATAACAGCCAGCGCACCTGTCAAGATACCGAAAGCCGTATTGATCAAGGCTTCAGAGATACCTTGTGACAAAGCCATAGAGTCGGCACCACCACCGGCGGACAATGCGGCAAATGAACGGATCATACCGATTACAGTACCGAGCAATCCCATCAATGTACCTAAAGTAGTAATTGTAGCGATAATCGGAAGATTCTGCTGCATCATAGGCATTTCCAGAGCAGTTGCTTCTTCCAGTTCTTTCTGGATAGCCAGCAGCTTTTGTTCTTTAGGCAAAGCAGTGTTCTTTTCCATTTCTTCATACTTGCGCAAAGTAGCAGTAACTACATTGGCAACAGAACCGCGTTGTTTGTCACAAATCTCTTGTGCTTTCTTAAGGTCACCGGCAGCCAGAGCTTCTTTGATGTTAGCTACAAATTTAGCCAACGAGCCTTTACCGAAAGCAGAACGAAGAGCAAAAAAGCGTTCAATACTCAAAGCGAGTACAGTTAACAACAGTGTCTGAATAACAGGCACAATCACACCACCTTTGTAAATGGTACCCAACATGTTCAATGGATGGTTGTTAGGGTCATTGTTCATAAAGTTAGACGGATTTCCCAACAGGAACTGAAAAATACACACTGCTACAATGAAACAGCAGATGATTACGATACCGGCATTCTTTATACCTACAATCTGAGACTTTTTAGTAGTTTCCATAATAAGTTTTTTTGTTAAGATATTAATTTTAGTTATTTAGAAAATTTTCAAATGATTAGATACACTGCGCTATAGACCCTGTGACTTTTCAAGAATGAAAGTCACACAGCTTCATACAGGGTACGAAAAAGTAAATAAGATGGGATAAGTAATTAAATAAGGATACGTCTTAGAGCGAACACGTAGTAGTCGCTACAGATAATGGAGTAATGTGGATCCTTATCCGAATAATAGGATTTACTTTGATCTAATACAAGTGAGTTTTCTCTTAACAAGAAGAACTTATACATAACGTCTTTAAAGAAATCATTGGATTCAATGATTCTACGCAGACGATAATTATTAGAAGATGTTTCTGTTACTGATTTAAAGCCTAATTCTAC
This sequence is a window from Bacteroides thetaiotaomicron VPI-5482. Protein-coding genes within it:
- a CDS encoding energy transducer TonB translates to MAKLDLASSEWCQLIFEGKNQAYGAYRMRANSPRRHTIAMLIVVAIAIVGFTIPTLLKLATPEQKEVMTEVTTLSKLAEPEIKQEEMKRVEPVAPPPPALKSSIKFTAPVIKKDEEVHEDDEIKSQEELTSTKVAISIADVKGNDEANGADIADLKQVVTQAAEPEKVFDMVEQMPTFPGGQQELMSYLGKNIKYPTIAQENGTQGRVIIQFVVERDGTITDVHVARGVDPYLDKEAVRVVQSMPKWIPGKQNGKAVRVKFTVPVMFRLQ
- a CDS encoding DUF3575 domain-containing protein, which translates into the protein MKKNKLKLYAIMIFVLLCTEVHCQKVAIKSNLLYDVTATVNAGIEVGLAPKWTFDLSANYNGWTFSHERKWKHWLLQPEGRYWFCDRFAGHFVGVHALGGQYNIGNLNNHISFLGTDLSVLSDRRYQGWFAGGGIAYGYAWILNKRWNLEAELGLGWIYTRYDSYPCAQCGTKIADGKSHNYVGPTKAAVNLIYTF
- a CDS encoding ExbD/TolR family protein, which encodes MSAEVQESSGKRGKGKQKKMTVRVDFTPMVDMNMLLITFFMLCTTLSKPQTMEISMPSNDKDITEQQKSMVKASQAITLLLGADNKLYYYEGEPNYKDYTSLKETSYGASGLRAVLLQKNAAAVNQVRALKQQKLDLKITDDEYKKKVSEIKSGKNTPTVIIKATDDASYMNLIDALDEMQICNIGKYVITDIAEADEFLIKNYDAKGELSQNLADK
- a CDS encoding DUF3868 domain-containing protein — translated: MNRTTKILCSSLLFLLLMIGAKAQTIMGGNVTVSDLAVSRSEDKLFVSMDIDVSALSVKSNREVILTPRLSGEGNELNLPSVMIAGRNRYYHHLRNGLCTDDMMLYQKSKVSVVKYRTVVPYADWMKRATLSTGNETCGCCGEALVDGNEPLLVLQLEPKEFVPAYVYIRPKAEPKINVLEGSAYIDFPVNRTEIHENYRRNPAELQKILNTIDAVKNDVDTRIISVSIKGYASPESPYSNNERLAMGRTKTLKEYVRKQYDFADSLFITDNEPEDWAGLERYVENSYLENKAGILALIRSNQEPDAKERSIKTAFPKDYAFLLKEVYPGLRHSDYAVKYEVRTYTDINEIKRLIKTQPQKLSLNEMYLAAQDMKLGSEEYNETFEVAVRMFPDDEVANLNAANAAMARGDMKNAEYYLKKAGNSPQAVYGRGTYAALKKEFDMAEKMFTEAAHRGLADAEEMLKQIEEIKH
- a CDS encoding PstS family phosphate ABC transporter substrate-binding protein; the encoded protein is MMKRQFWLVGIVLLAVLSACRSKSDGPTDTYSSGVISIAADESFEPIIQEEIDVFESLYPLAGIVPRYTTEVEAINLLLKDSVRLAIATRTLTEEEMNSFHSRKFFPREIKLATDGLALIVNRDNPDSLLTVRDFSRILTGEAKDWKDINPNSRLKSIQVVFDNKNSSTVRYTMDSICGGKPLATDNVSALKTNQQVIKYVAENPGAMGVIGVNWLGNRSDTTNLSFTEEIRVMAVSAEDVATPANSYKPYQAYLYYGNYPLARPIYALLNDPRSALPWGFASFMTSDKGQRIILKSGLVPATQPVRIVHVKDE
- a CDS encoding Mfa1 family fimbria major subunit (Members of this family are fimbrial shaft proteins (major subunit proteins), found in the Bacteriodetes. The family is named for Mfa1 from Porphyromonas gingivalis, and is related to but distinct from the family of FimA from the species.), which gives rise to MKRISKYFLCLFAVVLTAGCAEDKLGETEFDPTVYEGDKAYMTVQVTMPSVPGSRSNTVEGGGSNVGVEIGKDYENNVKRMYVVLARSTDNAFIAFGDMSDKMKQSANKQAYIGTSEITKTQLSQFYNDTETPTDKKEVNVFIFCNPTDELVELISKTEYKNTTWYNAICKGDDEELGKIWSKNEGGSFLMSNYSIAKRLLPNTMNDWLLYNEATPFNLSGINNAGSLSQVDNSVGGAVKVERAMARFDFRDGSRSLPENIRPQKGNTYPVVQDIAPDGTPGAYIVNVELGKMALVNMNNSFYYLRRVSDNGLPAQASLCSPEKPWFTAVGGGETHLNGNYVVDVWATEKNQGIETTKLSEYFNYPLFQPDGSIDNTKQDQWNTHLLSTVLGGEEDTDNSWNTGNKYGDYRIWRYVTENTIPGPVDRQVNGITTGIVFKGKMVATEAAAASTDEDTRHLAEVINYTASGLMKDSYKDPIIYMFGGNLYVSWPNVRKAVKAVAYNEETKTWSRSHPLYVAVYGTGGTGEEGDASPQDESSANSKWNTWDRNDKTLEGSYLSDFRQAATDAGITIYQSSEDKDGGWGYYCYYYYWNRHNDNGVEGEMAPMEFAVVRNNVYKLAVTNISRLGHPRISDNDPDNPGPDTPDERGDIYLTVSVDVLPWVVRVNNIDF
- a CDS encoding tetratricopeptide repeat protein yields the protein MKRVQMFLAGAFIAVGSLYAQSSDAEWQAGVAKLKETIQTNPAQANEEAEQLIKGKNKKNVELLVAIGEVYLKAGKLPEAQEYAALAKKVNGKSALASVLEGDIAFEQKNAGLASQKYEEAIYFDPSCTEAYLRYADIYKSANAALAIEKLEQLKAQEPSNTAVDKKLAEIYYLKNDFSKAAEAYSRFAMGPTATEEDLVKYAFALFLNHDFEKSLEVANMGLKKNARHAAFNRLAMYNYTDLKRFDEAIKAADAFFTESDKADYSYLDYMYYGHLLEALKKYDEAVGQYEKAIQLDPTKTDLYKNISSAYEQKNDYKKAISAYQKYYTSLDKEHQTPDLQFQFGRLYYGAGTQTDSLTINAEERKQALMAADSVFHSIAEAAPDSYLGNFWRARANSALDPETTLGLAKPFYEEVATLLESKNDPHYNSALIECYSYLGYYYLLAIENPALKAEAMANKEKSKEYWSKILAIDSTNATAKRALDGIK
- a CDS encoding alpha-galactosidase D, producing MKNRFHLLATAVVSLLCVSCTETQVSQSGSEKAVNPPIMGWSSWNAFRVDISEDIIKNQADLMVKKGLKDAGYHYINIDDGFFGERDGNGKMQTNKNRFPNGMKPVADHIHSLGMKAGIYTDAGNNTCGSIWDNDHAGVGAGIYGHEQQDAQLYFSDWGFDFIKIDYCGGDVLGLNEQERYTSIRNSIDKVNKDVSVNICRWAFPGTWAKDVATSWRISGDINAHWGSLKYVVGKNLYLSAYAKDGHYNDMDMMVIGFRDNSKVGGKGLTPTEEEAHFGLWCIMSSPLLIGCNLESLPESSLELLTNKELIALNQDPLGLQAYVAQHENEGYVLVKDIEQKRGNVRAVALYNPSDTVCSFSVPFSALEFGGNVKVRDLAKRSDLGNFSDVFEQTLPAHSAMFLRMEGETRLEPTLYEAEWAYLPMFNDLGKNPKGIIYAADQEASGKMKVGFLGGQPENYAEWPEVYSADGGRYQMTVHYSFGKGRQLEVDVNGIVTKIDSLGEDDKHNQVTIPVDLKAGYNHIRMGNSYNWAPDIDCFTLTKGM